From the Candidatus Hinthialibacter antarcticus genome, the window TTCAGAGAAGCAGCCCGACAAAATTGAACGCGACGTTCTCAGCGCCGCCATCAAAGTCGTCAGCCACTTTCGGGAAATCGATTCTTAGTTGATCGTGTGGTATTACTTCAAAAACAAGTCGCCGTCGAGAGGGGGGATTGAAAACACAGTCCCCTGCTCTCCGGTTGAGAGACGGGTGCGCGTTTCGTTAAACGTGATTTTGATTTCAGTATTTCCCATCGGGTTATAGACAGCGGCGCCGCGTTCAAATTCGCGCTGCGCCCAACCCGTCTCGTGAATCACGCCTTTGTCGATGGGGCGTCCGAGCTGCTTGTCCCAAAAGGAATACCAGTCGTGTTGATGGTCGCCGGTGGGTAAATCATTTGGATCGGAAAACAACGCATACCCATCAGAGTGGGTCAGCGCCAGGCAGGTCGTGGCGCGCATCCGGCTGAAATCACGTCGCGAATTTTCATACCAGGTTTCGACGCAATTGATACGCGGCTCGCGCAGGTTTTCTTCCGCCCAGCGCAGCGTCTCCGCGATACGGCGCCAATCGCCGGGCGTCTTACTGCGCCAACATTCCATAAAATAGCCATTGATGTACGGCGCCGTCATCGGCGACTTGCGGTCATTGGCATTGACCAAAATTAACGCGTCTTCGCCAATCGCGTCGCGGATGGTTTTGATTAGCGCCAGCCGATCTTCATCGTCAATCCACCAGTCAAGCATGACGCCATCCACCGCGCCTGTATCAAGCGCGGCCTTTGCCTGTTTCGCCACATGGGCGCGATAGGCCGGGTTCGAAAAATCGAGAATGTAATAGCCGCCTTCTTCCCACCCAACAACGCGATCACCCTTATCGTCGCGCTTCCACCATTCGTGGTCTTCAGGAAGAAAGCCGCTCCAGGCGTCGCGATATCGAATTTCCATCAAGACAATCTGGTTTGGATTCAGGCGCAGCAATTCCCGACGCATCGCGCGAGCGTTTTTGACGCTGTCGGGATTAAATGCAACCGCTAAGCCAACATGAGGGCGGTCCCATTGCAACTTGAGGCCGTGCTCTCCCATAAACGCTAAGTCATGTTTTGCGATGTTCTGCTCACGGCCCAATTCATCCAATCCGTCCGCTGGCGCCCACGCCATAAATATTGACGGGAACGTCCGGTCAGTTATTCGTTGCATGATGGGTTTGATCTCTGCATTTTGGGCGAAAGCAGAATTTGCAACCAAACAACTAACGAATAAACACAACGCCTGTTTCATCATGATGAACATCCTTGATCTTCCTTTAAAAGATTAATTATTACTTTCGCGCGGGACGCATAGGTGTGTTCAGCGGCGATGCGCGATTGAGCACGAGTGACGATGTCGAATCGCTTTTTTTCATCTTGAACCAAGGCCTGAATGGAATTTAGCATTACATCGGGGTTCTCAAACCAAACCATTTCTTCATCCCGCTGGTAGACCGCGTCCAATCCCGGCGTCCATTCCGTCAGGAGAAATGCGCCTACGGCTGGGACTTCAAACACGCGCGGGTTTAAAAAACCGAATCCTTGCAGCGCATTAAATGAAAGATTGATCTTGCTCTCGTGATATAACGAATGGAGTTCGTCCGCCGAATCAATCCGACCTAGATAGCGCTCTTTCATAGACTCCGGTAAAAGCGTTTTCCAAGCAGGCGGGCCGTAGATTCCAAGCGATTCGATGTCTGACAGCGATTCGACATAACGAAGCCGCCGCCGCGTATTGGCTTCTCCATAAAGAAAATAATCCAACAGATGCTTATCATTCATGTAGCGAGATTTGGCCTCGCGCATTTTCACCGCCGACGAGATTCCCTGTTGAATCGCCGGGTCGCAGGGATGCGCCGCCATGACCTCTTTCAAATCTTTGAGTGGGTCGTCCGCCTGGTCTTCAACGACGGCGTTGATCCATTCGACGGATTCAGTCGGTAATGAAGAAAAAACATGGGTATTGTCGATGACGGAGCCGACGTAACTCACATCATGGCGCCAGCGTTTCGGCGCTTTGGGCGGCTCCAGTTCATGCGGTGCGCCCACTGGCAATACGCCGAGCGCCTTGCCGCCGCGCCGCTGCGCTTCATCGCGAAAATTCTCCGCAATCAACAACAAGCGGTCTTCCGGGTGGTAGTCAAACTCGACCGTGTTCTTCGGATGGTCAACGTACCACACCAATCGCGGGATCGGCGCCTGCTGGGCAAACCACGAAACGTAATTGGAAGAATGGTTGACGCAGAGCATCAAGTCAGGCGCGTGCTGATAAAAATCATACGCAGACCGATAAAAGCGGGTAAACAAACGGTCGGTCAAACGCAGCCCATCGGCTTGGAGGCCAATTTGATGAAAGCCCTCGATCAATCCAAGCAGTACAGCGCCCGCTCCGCGATCATCGGTGATATGGGCCCAGACTCGTTCGGGAACCGCCTTCGGGTTCGACCAGCGGTTTTCGCATTGTTTCAAAATATCGAAATAGGCTTGGCGTTGTTGCTTGTGATGCGCCAGCATGGTTTGCAGCGTTTCTTGATAAATCGAATTCTGGTCATCCCCTTGAGCCATCATTCCCTGGAAGGCGCCAATTTGCTGTTCATCGAGCGTTTCCAAATGATGGGCGTCCCAAATCGCTTGGCAATCCTGCGCCAAGTCTGTCCCTGCGGCGAACATGACGCGTCCACTTTCGAGATGGGCGCTGAGGTCTACGCACCCCAAGAATGCCAGCAGCAATCCAGGGTCATGCTCTAAAACCAAAATCCCTTTCGGCTCGCCGGGGTGCTTTTGTTCAAGGTATTCCACCAGCGGCGCAACATGCCATCCGGCCCCGCACCCCATCACCAGACACAGCCATTTGCCCTGATGAAACGCCTGCGCGATAGGACGACAGACAGCGTTGATTACGTCTTGCATCTCCTCATTCGCATCAACGGAAACGGCGCCGCTCGGCGTTTCATAGCGCAAGCGAAAGGTTTCTGGTTCTTCTTGTTTGATTTGAATATCGCTGCGCGAATGCTGCGATTCGAGACGCTGCGCCAATCCGGGCTGGTTGCGTTCCAGCGCTTCGCGGTTGCGTCGCCAGTGAGGGAGTTCACACTGTGAAAGGGGTATCCAAAGGAGTTCCACCATCATGAAAGCATTATGGCGCCAAGACGAATTTCCCGATATGGTCGCCGCGTTCCATTGCTTCATGCGCCGCGCGAACATCATCCAGCGAAAAAGTTTGCGCGATGCATTGTTTGAATGCGCCGGATGCGAAGCCGTCGAGTATTTCCGTATAGCCGCGTTGCAGCGCGGCGGCGTCGCCCATCACTTCATACAAGAGCCAACCGCGAATCGCCGCTTGTTTCACAATGAGCGGCGATACATCGACCGGGCCAACGTCGCCTAATAATCCATACACCCAAATCACGCCGCCTTTGGCGAGGCTCCGTATTTCTGTATCTAAAAAATGGCCCGATGCGACGGGATCAAAAAACACATTGACGCCCTTGCCGTCGGTGATTTCTTTTAACTGCTTGCGCCAGTCGGCGTCTTGTCCGTCCGGCGTTTTTGTAACTACAATATGGTCGAACATCGCTTCCGGCATCTCAGCCAAGCGGTCTGCTTTCGCCTGCCGCGTTGTCATACCGATTGAGACGGCGCCTTGCGCTCGAATGATTTGCGAAGCGGCAAGACCGACGCCGCTGGAAGCCGCCGGAACCGCAACCAATTGCCCCGGTTGGATATTTTGCTTCCAAACGAGGCATCCCCAAACAGTGAGATAGGTCAACCAAAGCGTCCCGAGTTCGATATCGTCTAACGCGTCTGAGGCCGTTACGACTTCGCTTTCAGCAACCACGTAATGGCTGCGGTAGGTTCCATACAGCCCATCGGTTTTAGAACGCGGCGCACTGGCGCCAAGCACCACGCGCTCGCCGACCCGTCCTGCATTCACGCCCTCGCCGACGGCGTCGATCACGCCGCCGCCTTCCAGCCCCGGCGTAAAGGGCGGCTCGCCCGACATCAGGCGATACTCGCCGCGCCGCGCCATTAAATCGGCGTGGTTCATGCCGATGCTGGTTAATACGACACGCACTTCACCGGCCCCGGGCTCAGGGGTCGGCTCTTCAACGACGCGCAATTGATCAACCCCGCCAAATGCGTCAACGA encodes:
- a CDS encoding putative glycoside hydrolase; its protein translation is MMKQALCLFVSCLVANSAFAQNAEIKPIMQRITDRTFPSIFMAWAPADGLDELGREQNIAKHDLAFMGEHGLKLQWDRPHVGLAVAFNPDSVKNARAMRRELLRLNPNQIVLMEIRYRDAWSGFLPEDHEWWKRDDKGDRVVGWEEGGYYILDFSNPAYRAHVAKQAKAALDTGAVDGVMLDWWIDDEDRLALIKTIRDAIGEDALILVNANDRKSPMTAPYINGYFMECWRSKTPGDWRRIAETLRWAEENLREPRINCVETWYENSRRDFSRMRATTCLALTHSDGYALFSDPNDLPTGDHQHDWYSFWDKQLGRPIDKGVIHETGWAQREFERGAAVYNPMGNTEIKITFNETRTRLSTGEQGTVFSIPPLDGDLFLK
- a CDS encoding glycosyltransferase; the encoded protein is MMVELLWIPLSQCELPHWRRNREALERNQPGLAQRLESQHSRSDIQIKQEEPETFRLRYETPSGAVSVDANEEMQDVINAVCRPIAQAFHQGKWLCLVMGCGAGWHVAPLVEYLEQKHPGEPKGILVLEHDPGLLLAFLGCVDLSAHLESGRVMFAAGTDLAQDCQAIWDAHHLETLDEQQIGAFQGMMAQGDDQNSIYQETLQTMLAHHKQQRQAYFDILKQCENRWSNPKAVPERVWAHITDDRGAGAVLLGLIEGFHQIGLQADGLRLTDRLFTRFYRSAYDFYQHAPDLMLCVNHSSNYVSWFAQQAPIPRLVWYVDHPKNTVEFDYHPEDRLLLIAENFRDEAQRRGGKALGVLPVGAPHELEPPKAPKRWRHDVSYVGSVIDNTHVFSSLPTESVEWINAVVEDQADDPLKDLKEVMAAHPCDPAIQQGISSAVKMREAKSRYMNDKHLLDYFLYGEANTRRRLRYVESLSDIESLGIYGPPAWKTLLPESMKERYLGRIDSADELHSLYHESKINLSFNALQGFGFLNPRVFEVPAVGAFLLTEWTPGLDAVYQRDEEMVWFENPDVMLNSIQALVQDEKKRFDIVTRAQSRIAAEHTYASRAKVIINLLKEDQGCSS
- a CDS encoding zinc-dependent alcohol dehydrogenase family protein — translated: MKRVVVDAFGGVDQLRVVEEPTPEPGAGEVRVVLTSIGMNHADLMARRGEYRLMSGEPPFTPGLEGGGVIDAVGEGVNAGRVGERVVLGASAPRSKTDGLYGTYRSHYVVAESEVVTASDALDDIELGTLWLTYLTVWGCLVWKQNIQPGQLVAVPAASSGVGLAASQIIRAQGAVSIGMTTRQAKADRLAEMPEAMFDHIVVTKTPDGQDADWRKQLKEITDGKGVNVFFDPVASGHFLDTEIRSLAKGGVIWVYGLLGDVGPVDVSPLIVKQAAIRGWLLYEVMGDAAALQRGYTEILDGFASGAFKQCIAQTFSLDDVRAAHEAMERGDHIGKFVLAP